A stretch of DNA from Verrucomicrobiota bacterium:
CCGGCCCTCCAAGCCGACGACGCGCACGGTCCTTCTGCTGGCAGAGGTCGCCGGCCCGAAGCCCGGCGCCAACGGCGTTTCGGGTGCCGCCGCGCTCCTGAGCCTGGCGCGCAACTACGTCGAGCTGCTCGACGATGGCTCACTCCTGGCGCCCGAGCGCAACATCCAGGTCCTCTTCGTCCCGGACCTCGTCGGCGCCCGCGCCTACGTCGAGAAGCGCCGCGCGCAGGTCGGAAACGTGCTCGCCGTAATCCACCTTGGCATCATCGGCACCAACACCGAGACCGGACCGTTCAAGGATCGTCCACTCAGCATCGCCGATGGCGGCTGGCTCCTGCCTTCCTGCGTGCCGTATCTCGCCTTGGACATCGGCCGCTACTGCGCCACAGCCAACTTGGTCGATGTGGCCGGCCGCAACGCGCCGCTCCTGCTGCGCATGCACGCACGCGGCCCGGTCAACGCCCAGACGGTCTTCTACGGCGGCGACTTGGGCATCCAGACGGTGTCGATCTCGTACCTGCCCGACTCGGCAACCAATACGAGCATCGACACCCTGAACGAGCTCGACGCCACCGCTCTCAGACGAGCCTCGTACATCGCCCTCGGCACGGCGTATGCGCTCGCCACGCCTGCACAGCAGGAGCTCCAGCGCTTCGGCTCGCTCATCGGCGCCTACAGCATGCACGATCTCAGCGGAAGCCTTATCGTCTTCGGCATGCTTCTGGTTCAGCCCCCCAAGGGCGAGATCGTCGACCTCTACACGTACATCGACGCCGTAGTGACCCAGAACCAGACGCGCAACAGGACCACAACTAGCGACGCGCTCAAAATCCTGGTCGAACCCAAGGAGGAGAACGCCGTCAGGCGCTTCGGGTCCACGGCCGAAGCGGCGTACAGGCAGCGCGTCGAGCAGGACGTCAAGCTCTACGAGGCCCGCCCCGCTCAACTCAGCGGCGAGGCCAGCAAGGCGCTTTCTGAGAAGCGCGTTGCCCTCCTTGGCGAAATCCCCACGATGCGCTGGCGCGGCCCTGTCACGCCTGAGCTGCTCGAACGCCATGCGCCGATGGTCCTCCCGATCCCCGAAGCCGTCGACATCACCGCGCTGTTTGCCCTCATCAACAGCGAGCGCGCACTCTACAATGTCTGGGCTGAACACGAGGCAATGAAGTGGATCGGCATCCCGTTCCCGCTGCCGCCGTCGGACAAGGTGGAACTCCCGCCTCGGGCCGATCTCGACGAGACGATCGCCTTCCTTCGTCGCTGCGAGAAGGCGGGCGTCATCGCGATCCGACCGAGACAGGAACCGAGCACGCGCAGCGCGTCGGGCGGAAGCTCTTGACGCCGACCTGGCATGCGCGTAGCCTCATTCCCGTCGCACAGGCCATCGCGGCCCACGCGGAGCATGGCCCGAGAGGAGCTGCGGAACGAACCGATGAACGCGATTCCTACGGCCTCCCGGATCGAGCGGTTCGACCCGGCCCGGGACGGCTTGGCCGAACCCAGCACACTGGGAGATGAGACGCCGCCCATGCTCTCCGTCGTCGTGCCTTTCTATAACGAACAGGACAACGTCCTGCCGATGCTCGAACGGCTCGTCGCCGAACTCGAGAAGCTCGGCGAGCCGTACGAGATCATCGCCATCGACGACGGAAGCACCGACTCCACCTTCGGCAAGCTGCGCGAGTGCTTTGCCTGCTACGAGCGCCTGCGCGTCGTAAGCTTCCGCCGCAACTTCGGCCAGACGGCCGCGCTCTCGGCCGGCATCAACCTGGCGCGCGGCAAGGTCATCGTGACCATCGACGGCGATCTCCAGAACGACCCAGCCGACATCCACAGGCTTCTCGACAAGATTAACGAGGGCTACGATATCGTCAGCGGCTGGCGCAAGGAGCGTAAGGAACGCTTCCTCGACCGGCGTCTCCCGTCGCGCGTCGCCAACGCGCTCATCTCGCGCATCAGCCGCGTCAGACTCCACGATTACGGCTGCACCCTCAAAGCCTACGTGCGCGACGTTGTGAAGAACCTGAGCCTCTACGGCGATATGCACCGATTCATCCCCGCCATGGCGAGCCAGATGGGTGCGCGCGTCACCGAGATCGCGGTGAGCGACAACCCGCGCCGCGCCGGCAAGAGCAAGTACGGCCTGACGCGCACCTACAAGGTCGTCCTCGACCTGCTCACGCTCAAGTTTATGCTCACGTTCTTCCACCGGCCGATGCTGCTCTTCGGCGTTGCCGGTTCCCTCGCGTCTCTCGTCGGCCTCGGCCTCGGCATTTATACGCTCATCTATCGATACATCCTGCTCCAGCCGGTCAGCGACCGGCCGTTGCTGATGCTCGGCCCGCCCTTCCTGTTCATCACCGGCCTGATCTTCATCAGCTTCGGGCTCCAGTTCGAGATGATGATGCGCATGTACCACGAGTCGCAGAAGAAGCCGACCTACGTCGTCCGCGCCAAGCTCGACCGGACCGACCCCGACAACGAAAACGCCTGAGTCGACCGACCGGAGTGCCGATGTGCACGTGGCAATCGACATACAGGGCCTCCTGCGGCAGAAAACAGGCGTCGGCCACACGCTTTACGACCTGATCGAGGCACTCGCCGCACTCGATGCGCCCGATGAGTTCACGGCCTTCTACTTCAGCCGCCGACCTGTCGGCCTGCCGTTCTGCCGCGAGCGCTTCCGCGAACGCCGTGTCGCGTTCCCGCCCGGGCGTTTGCTGAGCCTCATGTGGAAACGCCTCCCGTTCCCGCCCGTAGATGCGTTTCTCGACGAGGCCGACGTGGTCCATTTCCCCGATTTCGTCGCGCGCCCCGTGCGCCGCGGCAGAGTCATCGTCACCGTGCACGATCTCTCGTTCCTTCGCCTGCCCGAGACGGTCGAGCCAAAGAACCGCGCGTTTCTCAGCCGCAACGTGCCGCGCAGCCTCGAGCGCGCCGACGCCGTGATCGCCGTGTCGGACTTCACCCGCCGCGAGCTCGAGGAGGTCTTCCCCCAGGCTCGCGGCAAAGTCCACGTCATTCGCCACGGCGTGCGCCGTGTCTTCCGGGGCGTCGGGCAATCGCGCGCTGATGCCAAGCCGGCACCCGAGTTGCCCAGCCGATACGTCCTGGCCGTCGGCACCGTCGAGCCCCGCAAGAACCTGGGTGTGCTCCTCGACGCCATGGACATCGCGCGACGACGGAAGGCCTTGAGCCACGTCGTGCTCGTCGTCGTGGGAGGATCCGGCTGGCTCGCCGGCGAGCTCGAGCGGCGTCTCGCCGTCGCCCAACAAGCCGGCCTCGTCGTCCGTCTCGGCTACGTCACCGACGAGACGCTGCGCGACCTCTACGCCAACGCCGCCGCGCTCGCATTCCCGACCAAGTATGAGGGCTTCGGCCTGCCGGCGCTCGAGGCGATGGCCTCCGGCCTGCCCGTCGTCTGCTCGAACGTTGCCTCGCTGCCCGAGGTCGTCGGCGACGCGGGCATCCTCGTCGAGGACCCGGCGCCTGGGCCGTTCGCCGATGCCCTCGAGCGTGTGCTCACCGACGAGACGCTCGCCGCCGACCTGCGCCAGCGTGGACTCGAGCGCGCCGCGACGTTCACCTGGGAGCGCGCGGCCCGCGAGACGCTCGAGCTGTACCGCCAGTTTGCGGAGGGAACCTATGCGCATCGCCGTTGACTGCCGATGGATCTTCCAGAAGCTCTCCGGGATCGGCCGCCATACGCGTGAGCTTGTCCGCGCGCTGCTCGACGCGCGCTCCGGCGACGAGTTCATTCTGCTTTTCGACAATGACGGGGTGCGCCGGCGCGAGCATCTCCTCCTCGGCCTTGTGTCACGCAGCGACGCAACCTCCATCGTTGCTGGATACGGCCCATACTCGCTGAACTCGACTGTCAGCCTTCCCCGTGCTCTACGCCGACTCGAGGTGGACGTCTACCATTCGCCAAACTA
This window harbors:
- a CDS encoding glycosyltransferase family 4 protein yields the protein MAIDIQGLLRQKTGVGHTLYDLIEALAALDAPDEFTAFYFSRRPVGLPFCRERFRERRVAFPPGRLLSLMWKRLPFPPVDAFLDEADVVHFPDFVARPVRRGRVIVTVHDLSFLRLPETVEPKNRAFLSRNVPRSLERADAVIAVSDFTRRELEEVFPQARGKVHVIRHGVRRVFRGVGQSRADAKPAPELPSRYVLAVGTVEPRKNLGVLLDAMDIARRRKALSHVVLVVVGGSGWLAGELERRLAVAQQAGLVVRLGYVTDETLRDLYANAAALAFPTKYEGFGLPALEAMASGLPVVCSNVASLPEVVGDAGILVEDPAPGPFADALERVLTDETLAADLRQRGLERAATFTWERAARETLELYRQFAEGTYAHRR
- a CDS encoding glycosyltransferase family 2 protein, whose product is MNAIPTASRIERFDPARDGLAEPSTLGDETPPMLSVVVPFYNEQDNVLPMLERLVAELEKLGEPYEIIAIDDGSTDSTFGKLRECFACYERLRVVSFRRNFGQTAALSAGINLARGKVIVTIDGDLQNDPADIHRLLDKINEGYDIVSGWRKERKERFLDRRLPSRVANALISRISRVRLHDYGCTLKAYVRDVVKNLSLYGDMHRFIPAMASQMGARVTEIAVSDNPRRAGKSKYGLTRTYKVVLDLLTLKFMLTFFHRPMLLFGVAGSLASLVGLGLGIYTLIYRYILLQPVSDRPLLMLGPPFLFITGLIFISFGLQFEMMMRMYHESQKKPTYVVRAKLDRTDPDNENA